The window CCACTTGATCCTCCAGCTCTTCAACTCTACTTTTCAATTCTTCCACGACACTGTTGTTGGTTCCCGACTCATCATCAGACAGAAGCTCAGTGTCTTTGACACACACCTGGTTCAAATACTCCTCCATTTGCTCGATCTGAACATCTCTCGACCTCAGCTCTGCTCTCAGGGTATTTAACAACAAGTCAGCACCATTGTCGGCTTTCTCGGTCAACATTTCATTCAGTTTCGAAACCTCGACTTCTGATACCTCTAGAAGCTCATGGCACTCGTCGAGCTCTCGTTCTAGAGTCTTGATTTTGTCGCTTGAATCAGATAGCTTGCTCTCTATCTCGCCCACCAGTGTGTTTCTCTCTTCTAGATCTCTCAGTGCAGTCCTAAGCTCGTCACTGAAGAAATCAGCAAGCATATATGCAGACTGGTCCTTCTTCTCAGCCTCATCATTCAGCTTAAGAGATGAGTAAGAGACTCCTGACACCAAATCAAACTCCAGAGAAGGAGAGCTATCAGATCTAAAAGAGACACTGTTTTTGTCTGAAGATGAAGGTTTAATATCAAAATTGAGGAAGCCGTTGAGGAGCTCTTGGTTCAGATGATTGTAAGACTCACCAAGAGACTGATAAAAGGTAAGAAAAATATCTGTTGACTCAGGTTGACCATCTTTGATCAGTTTGAGCATTTTTTGAGCTTTCTGACATATCTCTGtagatgcaaaaaaaaaaaaaaggtttgtaTACACAGAAACACACATAACCGATTAAGACAAGGTGGAAAACACAGAGAAAGGATCTGTCTATACCTGTTAAGAGTTCTGGTAATGACTTAGAAGCATGTGGCCACAAGGATGAATCAAGATTCACTGATCCAGTTTCTGTGTAAGGATCCATCTGGATTTGGAGAAATGTTGATTTATCAACTACACAGGGAAACAGTATGAAAGAGTATTTTGAAAATTGTGGTTACGAGTTTCGATGGAATGATTTGTTGGAGACAGTGTGAACATAGAGAAAACTGGCGGTCTTGTTCGCATTCGAATTTTCAAGTTTCAACCCTAAAAAGTCAACagtaaaataatagaaaaatcaAAGCATTTGACAGTCACTTATTTCAAAACGGCCCATGAAAGGTTAAATGATAACAAGTTTAAAAAGGCCCATCAAAGTTTTAGGCTATAGATAAAGAGTTCGAATCTTTCTAGTAAGTGTTAGTAACACTTTTaccttttaaaataaatatttagtaaatttattttttaaaattgtgttttcAGTCCAAATTTTTTGAGCCTTTCCAGAGTCGGGTTTGACACCACgattaacataatttttttgttccaacaaaggaaaaaaaaagagagagagaagagaatatTAGGCCATAACTATACAAATAAACCGAATTCAAAATGAAATAGAATCAGCCTATGACGGTCGAACATGCTATGCGTGCGTCGTCCCAATTGACTATATGTACACTTCTTCATCTACTTTCTTAATGTTGACTATTACATCTTATAAGTTTGAACACTggttttatattagtttaaaatagaagagaaatgaagaaaatgaatataaCCATGTTTCTTGGTTATTATATAAAACAACTGTTCAACTATATAGTACTCCACAATGATTGAACAGTTATAAAGAAAAGATATGTGCGTCACACCACTTAAGACCTTTTGAGACAAAAAGGGACATGGCTTTTTCCACTACCTGCCGATCTTATGTAAGCATGTAACATATATTGATATTTAGTAGACATGTTACTCGAGTTAACTCTAATCAAACAGAAAATGCCCAATCGTTGCTTTCTCTATATTCTCTCTCTGCCTTTGAGGTTGCCCTAAATATACAGCCTGATGATCGTTTAGCGGTGAGAAATTAGTGGTAGTCGTCTTATTTTGTTGAAACTATATTATAgattgaatttttgatataCACTCACTCTAATGCCTACCAGTCTACCACAGAGAAAAAGAAGGTTCATAATGAAAATGAATCTGATTCCCTTGTCCACAAAGACTCTGACAATTGGCAAaggctttctttctttttgcacATGTCTCCGCTCAGGCCATTTCATATGTCACCTCTCACACTTATTGGATTGTCCCCCGCTCCTCTAAATATCAAAAGCATCTGATGCAGTTGAATGCACGTAAGACTATTCAAGAAAACATTTAAATTCACTATTATGTTGAAAAAATGAATGTACCTAAGCGGAGATGTTGTATTTTCTGATCacgaaattttattttattttttggattttgtaacgATTTGTTAGGCGGGTTATCCGGTCGCTGAAGACTACACGTTTCTTGGTTTAAAAAAACCTTAAAACTGGTTAGAGGAGAAAGAGTTAGAGAGCCATGAGTAGGAAAACCTCATAATACGGAATATTGCATACTAGAATACTACAACTTGAGTTATGATCATAAGTCATGTCATTTTCATTTACACGTTGGCTTGTCTTTATtgaaagtaaaaaatatgtaatgtTACAAAATAAACCGAAAGTTAAGGAGATATTGAAGAAAATAAGGAAAACAGAAAGAAAGACGCTTTCGTTACTCTCTGAAAAGGAGGTGATATCTTCATCTTTGTTTGTGACATTTCTCCTTTTCCCTCTTCTCAATCAGTGGTTAATTATTTGCACCTAATTGATTTCCTTTACTTTGTTCACAAGTCGcaattcttttcatttttttttatcaagaaGCAATTCTTTTCATTTATAATTTGATAGTTCTACGTAGATATCATGACATTTACGTTTTATAACTTTACTGATCATTAAACATACGTTCAACAAGTCAAATAGTTTCGAGTTTTTGACGTGGAAGGTAAATCTAGAAGGCCTTCGAATGACACCCATTTATTCTGACATTGATTTTTTGGGTACATTAGTCAAGACCGAAGTGTTCCGTGTAAGAGAATtaattattctttatttttagCAACGAGCCATTGTACTGGTCAATGAACGTTATTGTTTTTACGTTACAAATTTGACCGAGAAAAAACTAGTAATCCTACATAATCAATTTTAGTCAGAATACAAATG is drawn from Brassica rapa cultivar Chiifu-401-42 chromosome A05, CAAS_Brap_v3.01, whole genome shotgun sequence and contains these coding sequences:
- the LOC103870747 gene encoding uncharacterized protein LOC103870747; this encodes MDPYTETGSVNLDSSLWPHASKSLPELLTEICQKAQKMLKLIKDGQPESTDIFLTFYQSLGESYNHLNQELLNGFLNFDIKPSSSDKNSVSFRSDSSPSLEFDLVSGVSYSSLKLNDEAEKKDQSAYMLADFFSDELRTALRDLEERNTLVGEIESKLSDSSDKIKTLERELDECHELLEVSEVEVSKLNEMLTEKADNGADLLLNTLRAELRSRDVQIEQMEEYLNQVCVKDTELLSDDESGTNNSVVEELKSRVEELEDQVEKQSDVISEREEEKREAIRELCFSLDHYKSRYTELVISLSGNN